The sequence ATACAGGACAAGTTGGCGTTGACCCTAATTGTTGGCAAGGTGGTAATAATAACATTGTTCAATCAACAGGAAATACTGCGGGCGGTGCTTTTGCCGATGCTTTTGCAAAAGGTTTTGCTGGTGGGCTTGCAGCCGGAGCTGCTATATTTTCTTTGCCTGCAATAACTGTATCTGCAACTTCATGGGCTCTTAAAGGCGGTATAAGTGCATTTGCTCAAGGTCTTATTAACAAAAAAGTCAATTTGTTTAGTACAGCTGTTGACGCTTTTACTGTGCCTGGTTTATCATCATCGGTAGCAGGTAGTGTTGCTGACGTAAATGTTGGATTACAAGGTTTTGAAACGCCAAGATTAGTTGGAGTAAACAAATCACTTTCTGAATTTGTTGTTGACGTAACAACCACTCTAACCTTTGGTAAACTAAATAAATTTAATTCTAAGAATATGCTGGATGTTACAGGCGAAAAAATGATGTCGGAAATTATGACTTCTGTTCCTGGCAGTTTATTTGGCAATCAAATAAATGATTTAACAAAAAAAGAATTAAGTAAACAAAAATAGAATAAATGAGAAATAATGGTTAATAAGAAATTAATAAACAAAATTGGAATAGGTCTTTTTATTGCATTTATATTATATGCTATAACTATTTCCATGATTAAATGGATTAAATTAGAAAATTCGCATATGTACACTATTGGAATATTATATAAAATTGGTGGTGGGGCAAGAAGTGGTATTTCTCTTTACTACAAGTATAATGTTAATGATAAGTGTTTTGATGTAGTACACACGCAAGTGACCAAAAATACTATTTTGCCAAGTAAGGCAGAAATAGGAAAAAGATATTATGTAAAGTTTGAAACAGGTAATCCTATAAATTCTGAAATGTTAACAGATTATCCTGTCCCTGATAATATGAAAGAAGCCCCAAAAGAAGGATGGGAAAAAATACCAAAAGAATGAGAAATAAAAAAGCCAACCGGAGAAAAGCGGTTGGCTTTAATATTAATAAAAAAGGAATTACTTTTTCAATTTAATAATAAGATTAACGAATTGTTCCAGTTCCAAATCTAAATCTTCACGAATAATTTTACGCATTAAACCCTTAGGAATATCCTGATTTCTGTGAACAGGAACAGTAGTAACACGACCGTCTATGTGTCGCAATCTGTGATGCGAGCCGTTAACCCTAACAACTCTGAACCCTAAGCTTTCTAAAAGCTTTATAAGTTCCTTACCTGATAATACCGGAAGTTTAGTTGACATAAAC is a genomic window of Bacteroidales bacterium containing:
- a CDS encoding type II toxin-antitoxin system HicA family toxin, producing the protein MSTKLPVLSGKELIKLLESLGFRVVRVNGSHHRLRHIDGRVTTVPVHRNQDIPKGLMRKIIREDLDLELEQFVNLIIKLKK